The following are encoded in a window of Haloarcula halophila genomic DNA:
- a CDS encoding type II secretion system F family protein, producing the protein MALNPLGLAPLAGLLFIAGLVVLSVTNESVDRRMTRYARRVFGRYVSESEERKRQLEAAYIGQSYRSYAARTLLFTGLSAIGGALAGAYLFGGLLLALPTIVDLMMGLPRTMVNALGIRGFELVLQPQQTLVVLVAGGVFSGIAAAAVTYTMRWELPKSDGEVRARSIDEGMARTIAFMYALSRGGMSFPEVMGVLARNEAIYGEAAREIGVAVRQMDLFGRDMITALRHVSHRTPSETFKTFSENLSSVLQSGQSLSSFLHEQHQRHHEEAAERQSELLERLATIAEAYVTLFVAGVLFLITILLVFGLTTTDTLWILQLLAYLIIPLANAGFMVYLAQKLDALGIGGTGSSSVLDQYDTSTFGKPSKTPYPSKLADGGVTGSVGDNLARLRTYDKFKSIKQTFRSPLESLLWNPGRVLYIAVPVAIVLFAVRVPAAFQTSAVNVRLLDDLVIQSLLLVFGSFALVRYSYTRRIQRIEDATPELLERLASLNEAGMTIVESLRRLRGSDIGVLTPEVDRIWADIKMGANVDDALVRFGRRIRTTAITRVVTLLTNAMHSSGQLGPVLRIASKQARADTRLRKRRRQQMFTYLVVIYISFLVFLVIIVSVQEVLVPALPSNIATPDSSRLGVNADQFARFGRVDKAAYTLVFFHTAIIQAVLTGFIGGQLGEGTLKDGAKHAAILLGIAYVAFLLLSSPVASLTVDQPTATGGELTVDSVSLSSGGFVVVHALEADGEVIGTSRYLEPGTHEDVTIQLSRTPDANRDIVLVPHRDTDGNEQLGYQFEGPPGETDAPYPASGQDEFVTVTIQLGS; encoded by the coding sequence ATGGCACTGAATCCCCTCGGACTGGCACCGCTTGCCGGCCTCCTGTTTATCGCCGGGCTCGTCGTCCTCAGCGTCACCAACGAGTCCGTCGATCGCAGGATGACCAGGTACGCCAGGCGGGTGTTCGGTCGGTACGTCTCCGAGTCCGAAGAGCGCAAGCGGCAACTCGAAGCGGCCTACATCGGCCAGTCGTACCGCAGCTACGCCGCCCGGACGCTGCTGTTTACCGGACTGAGCGCGATCGGTGGGGCGCTGGCGGGCGCGTATCTCTTCGGCGGCCTGTTGCTCGCGCTCCCGACGATCGTCGATCTCATGATGGGGCTGCCACGGACGATGGTCAACGCGCTGGGGATCAGAGGGTTCGAACTCGTCTTACAGCCCCAGCAGACTCTCGTCGTGCTCGTCGCCGGTGGGGTCTTCTCGGGGATCGCGGCCGCGGCCGTGACCTACACGATGCGCTGGGAGCTGCCAAAGAGCGACGGGGAGGTCCGCGCGCGCAGCATCGACGAAGGGATGGCACGGACGATCGCGTTCATGTACGCGCTGTCCCGCGGAGGGATGTCGTTCCCGGAAGTCATGGGCGTGCTGGCTCGCAACGAGGCGATCTACGGCGAGGCGGCCCGGGAGATCGGCGTCGCCGTCCGCCAGATGGATCTGTTCGGGCGGGACATGATCACGGCGCTCCGTCACGTCTCCCATCGGACGCCCAGCGAGACGTTCAAGACGTTCTCCGAGAACCTCTCCAGCGTCCTCCAGAGCGGCCAGTCGCTGTCGTCGTTTCTCCACGAGCAACACCAGCGTCACCACGAGGAGGCCGCCGAGCGCCAGTCGGAACTGCTGGAGCGACTCGCGACGATCGCGGAGGCGTACGTCACCCTCTTCGTCGCGGGGGTCCTCTTTCTGATCACGATCTTGCTGGTGTTCGGACTGACGACGACCGACACCCTCTGGATTCTCCAGTTGCTCGCGTACCTGATCATTCCGCTCGCCAACGCCGGGTTCATGGTGTATCTCGCCCAGAAGCTCGACGCGCTGGGGATCGGCGGCACCGGCTCCAGCAGCGTCCTCGATCAGTACGATACCTCGACGTTCGGAAAACCCTCGAAGACACCATACCCGTCGAAACTCGCCGACGGTGGCGTGACCGGATCGGTCGGGGACAACCTGGCACGGCTCCGGACCTACGACAAGTTCAAGTCGATCAAGCAGACGTTCCGCTCCCCGCTGGAGTCGCTGCTGTGGAACCCCGGCCGTGTCCTGTATATCGCCGTCCCCGTCGCGATCGTGCTGTTCGCCGTCCGCGTCCCCGCCGCGTTCCAGACCTCGGCCGTGAACGTCAGACTGTTGGACGATCTCGTCATCCAGTCACTACTGCTCGTGTTCGGGTCGTTCGCTCTCGTTCGGTACAGTTACACGCGGCGTATCCAGCGGATCGAGGACGCGACGCCGGAGTTATTGGAACGGCTGGCGAGCCTCAACGAGGCCGGGATGACGATCGTCGAGAGCCTGCGACGGCTCCGCGGGAGCGATATCGGCGTCCTCACGCCGGAGGTCGACCGCATCTGGGCCGACATCAAGATGGGTGCCAACGTCGACGACGCCCTGGTCCGGTTCGGTCGACGGATACGGACGACGGCGATCACCCGGGTTGTGACGCTGTTGACGAACGCGATGCACTCCTCGGGCCAACTGGGTCCGGTGCTCCGGATCGCGTCCAAACAGGCCCGTGCCGACACCCGCCTCCGGAAGCGGCGCCGACAGCAGATGTTCACCTACCTCGTCGTCATCTACATCTCCTTTCTCGTCTTCCTGGTCATCATCGTCTCCGTTCAGGAGGTGCTCGTCCCGGCGCTTCCCTCGAACATCGCCACGCCGGATTCGAGCCGTCTCGGGGTCAACGCCGACCAGTTCGCTCGCTTCGGCCGGGTCGACAAGGCGGCCTACACCCTCGTGTTCTTCCACACCGCGATCATCCAGGCGGTCCTGACCGGCTTCATCGGCGGCCAACTCGGTGAGGGAACCCTGAAAGACGGGGCGAAACACGCCGCGATCCTACTGGGCATCGCGTACGTCGCCTTCCTCCTGTTGTCCTCGCCGGTCGCGTCCCTGACCGTCGACCAGCCGACCGCGACCGGCGGCGAGCTGACCGTCGACTCGGTGTCGCTGTCTTCGGGCGGGTTCGTCGTCGTCCACGCCCTGGAGGCCGACGGCGAGGTGATCGGGACCTCCCGGTATCTCGAACCAGGAACGCACGAGGACGTCACGATCCAACTGTCACGGACACCGGATGCGAACAGGGATATCGTCCTCGTTCCCCATCGTGACACCGACGGTAACGAGCAGTTGGGTTACCAGTTCGAGGGGCCACCGGGGGAGACGGACGCGCCGTATCCGGCGTCCGGACAGGACGAGTTCGTCACAGTGACGATACAGTTGGGGTCGTGA
- a CDS encoding type II/IV secretion system ATPase subunit, producing the protein MSNPETPDAGDDVRNPLGQIRDWLSQTATLLGGGAVPESNYDPSRHGPLVDFNGLEGYEEIDRYWLNTPFAFVSINRDIERDEHRYHVVEPELDEVEADLLDRLFEDIRGPLIYRDVVDDDPEVALHEELRARLEEYGVVVEPETYYRLFYYLYRSFQGYGHIDPLMHDPNIEDISCDGSNLPIFAYHDEYTDIETNIVFEEEELNNFVIQLAQRSGRHVSVADPVVSTTLPDGSRIELALGEEVTPRGSAFTIRKYADEPFTPIDLLEYGTFSLEMLSYLWLAIESNRSLIFAGGTAAGKTTSMNAVSMFIPPRSKVLTIEDTRELSLYHDNWLSSVTRERLDDSDITMYDLLRSALRHRPEYIIVGEVRGEEAITLFQAMNTGHTTFSTMHADSVQTVINRLENEPINVPRPMVQSLDILCVQVLTRSGDERVRRAKTLAEIEGIDQRTGELDYSNTYNWQATEDRFRENNSELLDEIREERGWSQSQLFRELNNRQQFLKYLQDEGIRDYRRFTAMVNKYYADSEAVMERIDAAVSV; encoded by the coding sequence ATGTCTAACCCCGAGACACCCGACGCAGGTGACGATGTCCGGAACCCACTCGGTCAGATCCGTGACTGGCTCTCCCAGACGGCGACACTGCTGGGTGGGGGCGCCGTTCCCGAATCCAACTACGATCCGAGCCGACACGGCCCACTGGTCGATTTCAACGGCCTGGAGGGATACGAGGAGATCGATCGGTACTGGCTCAACACCCCGTTCGCGTTCGTCTCGATTAACCGCGATATCGAACGCGACGAACACCGGTATCACGTGGTCGAGCCGGAACTCGACGAGGTCGAAGCGGACCTGCTGGACCGTCTCTTCGAGGACATCCGTGGCCCGCTTATCTACCGCGACGTCGTCGACGACGACCCGGAAGTCGCGCTCCACGAGGAGCTGCGAGCCCGTCTCGAAGAGTACGGCGTCGTCGTCGAACCCGAGACGTACTACCGGCTGTTTTACTACCTCTATCGCTCGTTCCAGGGGTACGGTCACATCGATCCGCTGATGCACGATCCGAACATCGAGGACATCTCCTGTGACGGATCGAACCTCCCGATTTTCGCCTACCACGACGAGTACACGGACATCGAGACCAACATCGTATTCGAGGAGGAGGAGCTGAACAACTTCGTCATCCAACTGGCACAGCGGTCCGGTCGACACGTCTCCGTCGCGGACCCCGTCGTCTCGACGACCCTGCCCGACGGTTCGCGTATCGAACTGGCGCTGGGCGAGGAAGTCACGCCACGCGGGTCGGCGTTCACGATCCGGAAGTACGCCGACGAGCCCTTTACCCCGATCGATCTGCTGGAGTACGGGACCTTCTCCCTGGAGATGCTGTCGTACCTCTGGCTGGCGATCGAGTCCAACCGCTCGCTCATCTTCGCCGGCGGGACCGCCGCGGGCAAGACCACCTCGATGAACGCGGTCTCGATGTTCATCCCACCCCGCTCGAAGGTACTGACCATCGAGGACACCCGCGAGCTGTCGCTGTACCACGACAACTGGCTCTCCTCGGTGACCCGCGAGCGGTTGGACGATTCGGACATCACGATGTACGACCTGCTGCGGTCGGCGCTGCGACACCGCCCCGAATACATCATCGTCGGCGAGGTCCGTGGGGAGGAGGCGATTACGCTGTTCCAGGCGATGAACACCGGCCACACGACGTTCTCGACGATGCACGCCGACTCGGTCCAGACGGTGATCAATCGCCTGGAGAACGAACCGATCAACGTCCCGCGGCCGATGGTCCAAAGCCTCGACATCCTCTGTGTCCAAGTACTGACCCGCTCGGGCGACGAGCGCGTCCGGCGGGCCAAGACCCTGGCCGAGATCGAGGGGATCGACCAGCGGACCGGGGAGCTGGACTACTCGAACACCTACAACTGGCAGGCGACGGAAGACCGGTTCCGCGAGAACAACAGCGAACTCCTGGACGAGATCCGTGAGGAACGGGGCTGGAGCCAGTCTCAGCTCTTCCGGGAACTGAACAACCGACAGCAGTTCCTCAAGTACCTCCAAGACGAGGGCATCCGTGACTACCGTCGGTTCACTGCGATGGTCAACAAGTACTACGCCGATTCCGAAGCGGTGATGGAACGGATCGACGCCGCGGTATCGGTCTGA
- a CDS encoding TIGR04206 family protein, which produces MVWVKSEYAGELAVLSTWLVGLAPWSVSTFSVSGLTVAAFRFLPFRVQYIFGGTVPGERPFLWMWEIGSFQQSTELVLAGQLGTAAFLVYLVPFWLSLYYYYEEERVAAVLPVDPVRLFAALLGLVGVLSLAASALFVRYFAGFTVPVGSILALVFAYLLATVDRT; this is translated from the coding sequence ATGGTGTGGGTCAAATCAGAGTACGCTGGCGAACTCGCGGTGCTGTCGACGTGGTTGGTCGGTCTCGCCCCCTGGTCGGTCTCGACGTTCTCCGTTTCGGGGTTGACCGTCGCCGCTTTCCGGTTTCTCCCCTTCCGCGTCCAGTACATCTTCGGTGGGACCGTCCCGGGCGAGCGCCCGTTTCTCTGGATGTGGGAGATCGGCTCGTTCCAGCAGTCGACGGAACTGGTCCTGGCTGGCCAACTCGGGACTGCGGCGTTTCTCGTCTACCTGGTGCCGTTCTGGCTCAGTCTCTACTACTACTACGAGGAAGAGCGGGTCGCGGCAGTGTTGCCGGTCGATCCTGTCAGGCTGTTCGCCGCCCTGCTGGGACTGGTTGGCGTCCTCTCTTTGGCCGCCAGTGCGCTCTTCGTCCGCTACTTCGCCGGGTTTACCGTCCCCGTCGGATCGATACTCGCACTGGTGTTCGCCTACCTGTTGGCGACTGTCGACCGAACCTGA
- a CDS encoding DUF5793 family protein, with the protein MRRDYFTVDIESESPDGTPTVRIDYDGPDGELRERLTTGADVLDASEIDVTFRRQPDASTGVLSLTNRLTGEYVLEANATTELVDSLIEAAEDREDGHYEVRLTDSTGKSRVYEKRTLLVYDHDGSLLRQRSLIPGGVEL; encoded by the coding sequence ATGAGGCGTGACTACTTCACCGTCGACATCGAGAGCGAGTCCCCCGACGGTACGCCGACCGTTCGAATCGACTACGACGGCCCCGACGGCGAACTCCGGGAGCGCCTCACGACTGGAGCGGACGTTCTGGACGCGAGTGAGATCGACGTGACGTTCCGCCGGCAGCCGGACGCCTCGACCGGTGTCCTCTCGCTGACGAACCGACTGACCGGCGAGTACGTCCTCGAAGCGAACGCCACCACCGAGCTCGTCGACTCCCTGATCGAGGCGGCCGAAGACCGCGAGGACGGCCACTACGAGGTCAGACTGACCGACAGCACCGGGAAGTCCCGGGTCTACGAGAAACGGACGCTGCTCGTCTACGATCACGACGGGAGCCTCCTCCGCCAGCGGAGCTTGATCCCCGGCGGCGTCGAACTCTAG
- a CDS encoding Sir2 family NAD-dependent protein deacetylase, producing MTTDRTEPTPTVDEGDVDTLAEYIGAASSTVALTGAGVSTASGIPSFRGEDGLWDRFDPMDFHRRRFDADPEGFWQDRLSLRTAVYGDHDPEPNAAHRALVDLESMGALDAVLTQNTDGLHDAAGSERVVELHGTNRRVVCDDCGDRADASPVFERVGDGDCPPRCGCGGVYKPDVVLFGESLPEETIATAQRLAQECDLLLAAGTSLAVRPVSLLPKLVVDGGGSFVVLNLEETERDALADLVVRGDVTAVLPSVVDRL from the coding sequence ATGACGACCGACCGAACGGAGCCGACCCCGACTGTCGACGAGGGGGACGTGGACACACTCGCGGAGTACATCGGGGCCGCGTCCTCGACAGTGGCGCTGACCGGAGCCGGCGTCTCGACCGCATCGGGGATCCCCTCCTTCCGGGGCGAGGACGGGCTCTGGGACCGGTTCGATCCGATGGACTTCCACAGACGGCGGTTCGACGCCGATCCGGAGGGGTTCTGGCAAGACCGCCTCTCGCTCCGGACGGCGGTCTACGGCGACCACGACCCGGAGCCAAACGCCGCCCACCGTGCACTCGTCGACCTGGAATCGATGGGCGCCCTCGACGCCGTCCTCACGCAGAACACCGACGGACTCCACGACGCCGCCGGCAGCGAGCGCGTCGTCGAACTGCACGGCACCAACCGCCGGGTCGTCTGTGACGACTGCGGCGACCGTGCGGACGCGTCGCCGGTCTTCGAACGAGTGGGGGACGGCGACTGTCCACCGCGATGTGGGTGTGGTGGCGTCTACAAGCCCGATGTCGTCCTCTTCGGTGAGTCCCTGCCCGAAGAGACCATCGCGACGGCACAACGGCTCGCACAGGAGTGTGATCTGCTGCTCGCGGCGGGTACCTCACTCGCCGTCAGGCCGGTGTCGCTCCTCCCGAAACTGGTCGTCGACGGGGGCGGGAGCTTCGTCGTCCTCAACCTCGAAGAGACGGAACGTGACGCACTGGCCGATCTGGTCGTCAGGGGAGACGTGACGGCGGTACTCCCGTCGGTCGTCGACCGGCTCTAG
- a CDS encoding glycosyltransferase family 87 protein: MSTVARLWSLRRQRPVFVAVVAVTALSLLAYPLVDWWLRSTEVAPQFVYWDFGAFSGAVERWAAGDTLYVKNDDGGYHGSYLYPPLVVLLFAPFTELGPEAATAWNVLSVAFLWLSVQALVTALGYRLRWWESSLVLPLIVGFQPLLISLKLGQMAPFMAGLLTLSAAVMVRSDGRLGQGVSGAATAVVGLVKFAYAPVGAHLIRSRTRFLGAVVTGVVFVGASVLIFGVETHRTYLDVLAWGVSQGGGTRPPTLWLPPYYRPIHWLPGAQALRVVGSLAIIAVAGLTDWGSDRALFALGVSAFTLLTPLPYTYYFVALLPAVVLLLAEELETDGYPTLPVLGLLCIHLHAYGLNVLANYLPSVVPPVQVLEPYFVLQPGLWGNLLLVGTATLQITRDATLPGWVPDSAEDADLASSDD, from the coding sequence ATGTCCACTGTCGCCCGACTCTGGTCTCTCCGGCGGCAACGACCGGTGTTCGTCGCCGTCGTCGCCGTCACCGCTCTCTCGCTGTTGGCGTATCCACTGGTCGACTGGTGGCTCCGCTCGACGGAGGTCGCACCGCAGTTCGTCTACTGGGATTTCGGGGCGTTCAGCGGTGCCGTCGAGCGCTGGGCGGCCGGTGACACCCTCTACGTCAAGAACGACGACGGGGGATACCACGGCTCGTACCTCTATCCCCCGCTGGTCGTGTTACTGTTCGCCCCGTTCACGGAGTTGGGACCCGAAGCCGCGACCGCCTGGAACGTTCTCAGTGTCGCCTTCCTCTGGCTCTCCGTGCAGGCGCTCGTCACGGCACTGGGCTACCGGCTCCGGTGGTGGGAGTCGAGTCTCGTGCTTCCGCTGATCGTCGGGTTCCAGCCGCTGCTCATCTCGTTGAAACTCGGCCAGATGGCACCGTTCATGGCCGGTCTGCTCACCCTGTCAGCCGCGGTGATGGTCCGTTCGGACGGCCGTCTGGGCCAGGGCGTCAGCGGTGCCGCGACGGCGGTGGTCGGCCTCGTGAAGTTCGCGTACGCACCGGTCGGCGCTCACCTGATCCGCAGTCGGACGCGGTTCCTCGGGGCCGTCGTGACGGGCGTCGTCTTCGTGGGGGCGTCGGTCCTGATCTTCGGCGTCGAGACCCACCGGACCTACCTCGACGTGCTCGCCTGGGGCGTCAGCCAGGGCGGCGGGACCCGGCCCCCGACCCTGTGGCTGCCCCCGTACTACCGCCCGATCCACTGGCTCCCGGGCGCACAGGCGCTGCGGGTCGTGGGTAGTCTCGCGATCATCGCGGTCGCCGGGCTGACCGACTGGGGATCGGACCGGGCCCTGTTCGCGCTCGGGGTGAGCGCGTTCACGCTGCTGACACCGTTACCCTACACCTACTACTTCGTCGCCCTGCTCCCGGCTGTGGTCCTGTTGCTGGCCGAGGAACTGGAGACGGACGGATACCCGACGCTGCCGGTGCTAGGGCTGCTCTGTATTCACCTGCACGCATACGGGTTGAACGTCCTCGCCAACTACCTGCCGTCGGTGGTTCCGCCGGTACAGGTCCTCGAACCGTACTTCGTCCTCCAACCGGGCCTGTGGGGGAACCTGCTTCTCGTCGGCACGGCGACGCTCCAGATCACACGGGACGCGACACTGCCTGGGTGGGTCCCCGACAGTGCCGAAGACGCTGACCTCGCCTCGTCCGACGATTGA
- the sucC gene encoding ADP-forming succinate--CoA ligase subunit beta, protein MRLHEYQAKQVFADAGVPTPASQLAKTVDEAVNAAEEIGYPVAIKAQVHVGGRGKAGGIKLVENKEEAREAAEAIIGMDLKGYHVSTVLVEEAVDFVNELYVGVTMDRNKGRPVAMVSTKGGVNIEEVAEEDPDAIAREHIDPAFGMHPFQARKVVYEAGVDRDVANDVASVLTTLYQLWDDRDGSDVEVNPLMITADDEVIAADAVMNIDGDALFRQPEIAEMGEEASEGDALEQKADEYGFDYVRLSGNVGIIGNGAGLVMTTLDLVDYYGGEPANFLDVGGGAKAQRIANALDMVFSDENVDSVVFNIFGGITRGDEVANGINQALEQFDEIPKPVTVRLAGTNAEEGMEILNEDLVTVEHTLEDAVQRAVEYAKEVEA, encoded by the coding sequence ATGCGCTTGCACGAATACCAGGCGAAGCAGGTCTTCGCCGACGCGGGGGTTCCCACACCCGCATCTCAGCTGGCCAAGACAGTGGACGAGGCCGTCAACGCGGCCGAGGAGATCGGCTACCCGGTCGCGATCAAGGCACAGGTACACGTCGGCGGCCGCGGGAAGGCCGGCGGCATCAAACTCGTCGAGAACAAAGAGGAGGCCCGCGAGGCCGCCGAGGCCATCATCGGGATGGACCTCAAGGGGTATCACGTCTCGACGGTGCTCGTCGAGGAGGCCGTCGACTTCGTCAACGAACTGTACGTCGGCGTGACGATGGACCGTAACAAGGGACGCCCCGTCGCGATGGTTTCGACCAAGGGCGGCGTCAACATCGAGGAGGTCGCCGAGGAAGACCCCGACGCCATCGCCCGCGAACACATCGATCCCGCGTTCGGGATGCATCCCTTCCAGGCCCGGAAGGTCGTCTACGAGGCCGGCGTCGACCGCGACGTGGCCAACGACGTTGCGAGCGTCCTGACCACGCTGTACCAGCTCTGGGACGACCGCGACGGCAGCGACGTGGAGGTCAACCCGCTGATGATCACGGCCGACGACGAGGTCATCGCGGCCGACGCCGTCATGAACATCGACGGCGACGCTCTCTTCCGCCAGCCCGAAATCGCGGAGATGGGCGAGGAAGCCAGCGAGGGCGACGCACTCGAACAGAAGGCCGACGAGTACGGCTTCGACTACGTCCGCCTGTCGGGCAACGTCGGCATCATCGGCAACGGCGCCGGCCTCGTGATGACGACGCTGGATCTGGTCGACTACTACGGCGGCGAACCCGCAAACTTCCTGGACGTCGGTGGCGGCGCGAAGGCCCAGCGGATCGCCAACGCGCTCGATATGGTCTTCTCCGACGAGAACGTCGACTCGGTCGTGTTCAACATCTTCGGCGGGATCACCCGCGGTGACGAGGTCGCCAACGGGATCAACCAGGCCCTCGAACAGTTCGACGAGATCCCCAAGCCCGTGACCGTCCGGCTTGCCGGGACGAACGCCGAGGAAGGGATGGAGATCCTCAACGAGGATCTGGTCACCGTCGAGCATACGCTGGAGGACGCCGTCCAGCGTGCAGTCGAGTACGCAAAGGAGGTGGAAGCATGA
- the sucD gene encoding succinate--CoA ligase subunit alpha, whose protein sequence is MSVLVDEETRVVVQGITGGEGKFHTEQMLEYGTNVVAGAVPGRGGQEVAGVPVYDTVQQAAREEDANASVVFVPPAFAADACFEALDADGLDLVVAITEGVPTQDMSRVYRKLQETDTHLVGPNCPGVITPGVAKLGILPGNIFSSGNVGLVSRSGTLTYQVVDNLTKRGIGQTTAVGIGGDPIIGTDFVDALELFEADPDTHAVAMCGEIGGEDEEEAARFIGEHMDTPVVGFIAGRTAPPGKRMGHAGAIVSGSGTGTAESKINALENNGVPVGDTPEEVADHVEDLL, encoded by the coding sequence ATGAGTGTTCTCGTCGACGAAGAGACACGTGTCGTCGTGCAGGGTATCACCGGTGGCGAAGGGAAGTTCCACACCGAGCAGATGCTGGAGTACGGCACCAACGTGGTCGCCGGTGCCGTCCCCGGTCGCGGCGGTCAGGAGGTCGCCGGGGTCCCGGTCTACGACACGGTCCAGCAGGCCGCTCGCGAGGAGGACGCGAACGCCTCGGTCGTGTTCGTGCCGCCGGCGTTCGCCGCCGACGCCTGTTTCGAGGCGCTAGATGCCGACGGGCTCGACCTCGTGGTCGCGATCACCGAGGGAGTTCCGACCCAGGACATGAGCAGAGTCTACCGCAAACTCCAGGAGACCGACACCCACCTCGTCGGGCCGAACTGTCCGGGCGTCATCACGCCCGGCGTCGCGAAACTCGGCATCCTGCCGGGCAACATCTTCTCGTCGGGCAACGTCGGACTCGTCTCCCGCTCGGGGACGCTGACCTACCAGGTCGTCGACAACCTCACCAAACGCGGGATCGGGCAGACGACCGCGGTCGGCATCGGCGGCGACCCGATCATCGGGACCGACTTCGTCGACGCGCTGGAACTGTTCGAGGCCGACCCCGACACCCACGCCGTCGCGATGTGCGGCGAGATCGGCGGCGAGGACGAGGAGGAGGCCGCCCGCTTCATCGGGGAACACATGGACACGCCGGTCGTCGGCTTCATCGCCGGTCGGACGGCACCGCCGGGCAAGCGGATGGGCCACGCCGGCGCTATCGTCTCCGGGTCCGGAACCGGGACCGCCGAGTCCAAGATCAACGCGCTGGAGAACAACGGCGTTCCGGTCGGGGACACGCCGGAGGAAGTGGCTGATCACGTCGAGGACCTGCTGTAG
- a CDS encoding sensor histidine kinase has translation MADTVACLVVDDEGGTVWSALRDADGVASERIDGDALTERLGGGDTDIVVIRDDPPDRDGVDLFLAARRKASVPVLLVGTDPAPDRIETAIAAGVTDYVCWTDAPSLVARVRGYATRPLLDPFAQAAEYAEFGSGLSHDAKNPLNVVTGRLELLDVDATHEDAIDRSLSRVGTLLDELSTVGKLARPVVDPERLSIETVATDVWGKMNVPDATLSVTATGDVSAEVGRLRELFERLFDNAVTHGGDDVTVEVGETDDGFYVADDGGGIDDADRQRVFEAGYGTARDGEGYGLYVVKRIADALGWRVDVTESEAGGARIDVRTT, from the coding sequence ATGGCCGATACGGTGGCGTGTCTGGTGGTCGACGACGAGGGTGGGACCGTGTGGTCGGCGTTGCGCGACGCCGACGGCGTCGCTTCCGAGAGGATCGACGGCGACGCACTCACGGAGCGGTTGGGCGGTGGCGACACGGATATCGTGGTGATCCGGGACGACCCGCCGGACCGTGACGGCGTCGATCTGTTTCTCGCGGCCCGGCGGAAGGCCTCGGTCCCCGTCCTGCTGGTGGGAACCGATCCCGCCCCCGATCGGATCGAGACGGCGATCGCCGCCGGCGTCACCGACTACGTCTGCTGGACGGACGCCCCCTCGTTGGTCGCCCGCGTTCGCGGCTACGCGACCAGGCCGCTGCTGGACCCGTTCGCACAGGCCGCGGAGTACGCCGAGTTCGGGAGCGGGCTCTCACACGACGCGAAGAACCCGCTGAACGTCGTTACCGGACGACTGGAACTGCTCGATGTCGACGCGACACACGAGGACGCGATCGACCGCTCGCTGAGTCGGGTCGGGACGCTGCTGGACGAACTCTCGACGGTCGGGAAACTCGCCCGGCCGGTGGTCGACCCCGAACGGCTCTCCATCGAAACGGTCGCGACCGACGTCTGGGGGAAGATGAACGTCCCGGACGCGACGCTTTCGGTCACGGCGACCGGCGACGTATCGGCCGAGGTCGGCCGACTCCGTGAACTGTTCGAGCGCCTCTTCGACAACGCTGTCACACACGGCGGGGACGACGTCACCGTCGAGGTCGGCGAGACGGACGACGGGTTCTACGTCGCCGACGACGGTGGGGGAATCGACGACGCCGACAGACAGCGGGTGTTCGAGGCCGGCTACGGGACCGCCCGCGACGGCGAGGGATACGGTCTCTACGTCGTCAAGCGAATCGCCGACGCCCTCGGGTGGCGCGTCGACGTGACGGAGAGCGAGGCCGGCGGGGCACGGATCGACGTTCGGACGACGTGA
- a CDS encoding HVO_2901 family zinc finger protein, giving the protein MPHTCRNCKRTFGTELELELHLDVCSDGQLFCDDCGERFSERAATEDGWHYRCPNEDCDGSGIGEDIHNVSDARITN; this is encoded by the coding sequence ATGCCTCATACATGCCGGAACTGCAAGCGGACCTTCGGAACAGAACTCGAACTCGAACTCCACCTCGACGTCTGCTCGGACGGACAACTGTTCTGTGACGACTGTGGCGAGCGGTTCTCGGAACGGGCCGCCACGGAGGACGGCTGGCACTATCGCTGTCCGAACGAGGACTGTGACGGCAGCGGGATCGGCGAGGACATCCACAACGTCTCCGACGCGCGGATCACCAACTGA